Proteins encoded in a region of the Brachionichthys hirsutus isolate HB-005 unplaced genomic scaffold, CSIRO-AGI_Bhir_v1 contig_225, whole genome shotgun sequence genome:
- the LOC137915805 gene encoding RNA-binding protein 20-like, translated as MQQAWDRTNCTGSDNRGLAKMPGKGQIGRYVSDTSGELLQSISAVPVDNNNKAGIQLGAPLAGSVQAGLQQNQQLLLTPASFQLAQLQAQLTLHRLKLAQGGNTATAANVLNQVLSNVAMSQSLFNQPRTSTMNPQSAFPTGVLGFPPSNSTLGPLVGGGFNQNPGNVRLNHPGGEGILGQHSTDYGKRSGSIYASDTERHLQSNLGGASSGPSVTTADGQYSVMNSQAQNPNNVGFQRDFNGHDVLGQQTRFSVNEKNVNVYNSTEKGRSHLNHAGKVDMASNTATGWAAAGQSIRTQMELYNPEEPTPDPKFNPSTGVSSFVPSGTQGFGLYPTQHGSEETSSGTKILQPYQANDYHAVTPTQLPHQCSICDKKVYNLKDWDQHVKGKLHLQNRMFYTQESAAAVSGGAVHFTVSGPSDGGLTTAGTTSMVYSAASQDVSTGVNTAYLPAAAMKTYSMSDTGFPSSQPDLKSFPPRKATVGRVIHICNLPEGSCTENDVINLGLPFGKVTNYILMRSTHQAFLEMAYNEAAQAMVQYYQLTPAVINNQKLLIRMSKRYKELQLKKPGKDVQSIIQDISSHRGRDDMQDLEHYIPERPRSRSPITHALSSQSHSPSFTSCSSAPSPQGAACRGPERGSNGTGPRPGPWDWSSRRGNDERERDDRWRKGMDDDWPNGRSAERQKTYQKPLNHVNSRSTDERGGGGGSDVIRGNRDRHPQGSPKGFLSYRNTEEDFYMKEQTFKSEKLPRPPYQRHDPKIKRRDSSDYHSRPRHPEFGRTAEALHRRPENKRTSSPSRGKSRKTSKSLTTAERHEKQDATGNTDHQSKEKSTSPQSSHKLKAAVDSSKDRNAVIEWESGDDTEEECWYPQNMEELVTVDEVGGDDDSIIEPDLPELEKCAPCPEESAEAKGTEEHCSPPTSSTEMQTLNEKSDQEMFREEVRGQTVTEEPDNVSTSCEDLKLQCQAAPELPVDALGDFPSEEFKAKLEETCLENKTTKSEPPGELNDNHTSAAEDSESPEAGLITETIKTGAPHKNHSLIKELETPLPSREPDRAVSEHIIPLGVEFVVPQTGFYCKLCGLFYTSEDAAKTAHCRSTVHYRNLQKYLSQLEEESLSDTLAEPLVLQ; from the exons CATCAGTGCAGTTCCTGTGGACAACAATAATAAGGCTGGAATCCAGTTGGGGGCCCCGTTGGCGGGCAGTGTGCAGGCGGGGCttcagcagaaccagcagctcctcctgacccCGGCCAGTTTTCAACTTGCACAGCTCCAGGCTCAGCTTACTCTCCATCGCCTAAAGCTGGCTCAGGGAGGCAATACAGCCACTGCCGCCAATGTTCTCAATCAGGTTCTTTCCAATGTTGCCATGTCCCAGTCATTGTTCAATCAGCCTCGGACTTCCACCATGAATCCTCAGAGCGCCTTCCCCACGGGAGTGCTTGGTTTCCCACCTTCAAATTCAACCTTGGGGCCCTTGGTGGGTGGGGGATTCAACCAAAACCCAGGGAATGTGAGACTGAACCACCCGGGTGGAGAAGGTATACTGGGCCAGCACTCGACAGATTATGGTAAAAGGTCAGGGTCCATTTACGCATCTGACACCGAGAGACATCTTCAGAGCAACTTAGGCGGGGCATCTTCTGGACCGTCAGTCACGACTGCTGATGGTCAATATTCAGTGATGAACTCTCAGGCACAAAACCCAAACAACGTTGGCTTTCAGAGGGACTTCAATGGGCATGATGTGCTGGGGCAACAAACACGGTTCAGTGTCAATGAGAAGAACGTGAATGTTTATAACTCCACAGAGAAAGGCCGCTCTCATTTAAATCATGCCGGAAAGGTGGACATGGCATCTAACACTGCCACTGGGTGGGCAGCAGCTGGGCAGTCAATTCGGACCCAGATGGAACTGTATAATCCTGAGGAACCTACCCCTGATCCCAAATTCAATCCAAGCACTGGGGTTTCCTCTTTTGTTCCAAGTGGCACGCAGGGATTTGGACTCTACCCAACACAGCATGGAAGTGAGGAAACCTCGTCAGGCACCAAGATACTCCAGCCTTACCAAGCCAATGATTACCATGCAGTCACGCCCACTCAACTGCCACACCAATGTAGCATCTGTGACAAGAAGGTCTATAACCTCAAG gACTGGGACCAGCATGTGAAGGGAAAACTACACTTGCAGAACCGAATGTTCTACACACAGGAAAG cgctgcagcagtATCAGGCGGAGCTGTTCACTTCACTGTCAGCGGGCCTTCTGATGGAGGTTTAACCACTGCAGGAACCACCTCGATGGTATACTCTGCTGCAAGTCAAG ATGTATCCACTGGAGTCAATACCGCCTACTTACCAGCTGCAGCCATGAAGACTTATTCTATGTCAGACACTGGATTTCCCTCAAGCCAGCCAGACCTAAAG tCATTTCCACCCAGAAAGGCCACAGTAGGCCGCGTCATTCACATCTGCAACCTCCCTGAAGGCAGCTGCACAgagaatgatgtcatcaacctGGGACTACCATTTGGCAAGGTCACAAACTACATCCTCATGCGCTCTACCCATCAG GCCTTTTTGGAGATGGCTTATAATGAAGCAGCTCAGGCCATGGTTCAATATTACCAACTTACTCCTGCTGTTATTAACAATCAAAAACTTCTTATACGGATGTCCAAGAGGTACAAGGAGTTGCAACTTAAG AAACCAGGTAAAGATGTTCAGTCGATCATCCAGGATATCAGCTCACATCGAGGAAGGGATGACATGCAAGACCTTGAACA CTACATCCCAGAGAGACCCCGCTCCCGCAGCCCCATCACTCACGCTCTGAGCTCTCAATCCCACAGCCCCAGCTTTACGTCATGTAGCTCAGCCCCCAGCCCCCAGGGTGCAGCTTGTAGGGGCCCAGAGAGAGGTAGTAACGGCACAGGGCCTCGCCCGGGCCCTTGGGATTGGTCATCAAGAAGAGGCAACGATGAACGGGAAAGAGATGACCGATGGAGGAAAGGGATGGATGACGACTGGCCGAATGGAAGGTCAGCTGAGCGTCAGAAGACTTACCAGAAACCTTTAAATCATGTCAACTCAAGATCTACAGATGAGCGAGGGGGCGGGGGAGGAAGTGATGTGATAAGAGGCAACAGAGACCGGCACCCACAGGGAAGCCCTAAAGGCTTTCTCTCTTACAGAAACACGGAGGAAGACTTCTACATGAAGGAACAGACATTCAAGTCAGAGAAGCTACCCAGACCTCCATACCAAAGGCACGATCCGAAGATCAAGAGGAGGGATAGCAGCGATTACCACAGTAGGCCGAGGCATCCGGAGTTCGGCAGGACGGCGGAGGCACTTCACAGAAGACCAGAGAACAAGAGAACGAGTTCACCAAGCCGGGGCAAGAGCAGGAAGACAAGCAAGAGTCTCACCACAGCAGAAAGACACGAGAAGCAAGATGCTACTGGAAACACC GATCACCAGTCAAAAGAAAAGTCTACATCACCCCAATCAAGCCACAAACTAAAAGCGGCAGTAGACTCTAGTAAAGATAGAAACGCC GTGATCGAATGGGAAAGTGGAGATGACACTGAAGAAGAGTGCTGGTATCCCCAGAACATGGAAGAACTCGTCACCGTTGATGAAGTGGGAGGAGACGACGATTCCATTATCGAGCCTGACCTTCCTGAGCTGGAAAAGTGTGCGCCCTGCCCAGAAGAGTCTGCAGAGGCCAAAGGAACGGAGGAGCATTGTTCACCACCAACGTCGTCCACGGAGATGCAGACACTAAACGAGAAGTCTGACCAGGAAATGTTCCGTGAGGAAGTTAGAGGCCAGACTGTAACCGAGGAGCCAGACAACGTTTCAACCAGCTGTGAAGACTTGAAACTTCAGTGTCAAGCTGCTCCTGAATTACCAGTCGATGCACTTGGTGACTTCCCCAGTGAAGAGTTCAAGGCCAAACTGGAGGAGACATGTTTAGAGAATAAAACCACCAAGAGTGAGCCACCTGGAGAGTTGAATGACAATCACACCTCTGCAGCGGAGGACAGCGAGTCCCCGGAAGCAGGACTGATCACGGAAACAATCAAGACCGGGGCTCcacacaaaaatcacagtctTATAAAAG AACTTGAGACCCCTTTGCCATCTCGTGAGCCAGACAGAGCTGTCAGTGAACACATTATCCCTTTGG GAGTGGAGTTCGTTGTGCCCCAGACCGGTTTTTACTGTAAACTCTGTGGGCTGTTCTACACCAGTGAGGACGCTGCAAAGACCGCTCATTGCCGCAGCACCGTTCACTACAGGAACCTACAG AAATACTTGTCCCAACTGGAAGAGGAGAGTCTGTCAGACACACTTGCTGAACCCTTAGTcttacagtga